Proteins encoded together in one Lysinibacter cavernae window:
- a CDS encoding DUF7507 domain-containing protein — protein MSFATKKHIRRLAALGTGLAVLAGLAIPTSAQAADPELAYELAIGSVATGSGNFDADDGPGNDSGPTNTIVRSFDSVTYELEASVNTTVGATGVASNSTFTFTLPVGLTWNTLPGTCVTTGTPASGISADGRTATCNIGDIPIGSSRSIALSAVAANLPNGTPLDFAPDAVSFSTDNVTTPAVTLTPDSLISSGAPNINMTKLVPFVAKNQLGPDGVTRGWMLEYGVTFSIPDLQGKGRKGYLEPTGPLTFTDDFSQISPNAQFVKVETGAVTNHRELPQFSTAGLNLPNAINNGGVWTATPDQANQKVTVTITGADLTANHIPTLNRGDLPIVDKGYLTFGKVFIFVPLTDVAVDANGEGSLPISNLVTDFAPTGPHFDGSTVANVGENPADNRQNQDLIRQAAGEFTKNFADVINSSNTPFLVDGMITDRSGNGTLTQGQQVQSMITLNNTSSDGQFSAATVCDMWDSKYLSLAKYNEKLRVSWGNPDGNPTSATGEAAGKGHFEYLTGYTLSGTDAERWQLIRTFTCADAAGTWTTQDAALADPSFDLGAVSAVRWVADQPIPAGELVVMLVNLEAKTAIPEGQIVANMAGWKVPELKAGAYQAPNYIPETGRMASGALPKTGDRLIAVQAPLALSKAVTSPSTVAPRVAAGAAAQFTITPTFRTVGRPGPFTAHDVTVTDRIPAGLSMLLDDGNVDGQAVTAPNFTPTSVTVLPDGTTEVVWTFDEMSTGNLPTIVYWVQADSTSRGDFVNTAIIRSPDDSQSPAVTDFAASTTDPHRSSANIGVDGVAGIAVSKTVLNPFISAGEDFSFEITTANGSQSVTQTGSTVIDVFPFIGDGAAGTVSRVPATDNGSKFTLAGEPTVPAGATVDYSTDPSAAVQASQTIGSGQGSSFGAAVTWQSFAAVQSHLQDVTAIRVHLPDMAPVTTEKFRYTLTHLSGLEGGYFANNATFRTAPSALGVVSNTVTTRMVSEVPEVPSIALVKSASAPANGEQFAVGETVNYQFVATNDGDVPLTDVTVDESSFVNGAGDQLALSTPITLSDPTDFDGTLAPGESVTFGATYVVTQADADAGGQLTNVATTSGNPPTGSPVSDDSDVSVNMGDPAPALSLAKTVTNVPVGGSFAVGDTVNYAFTVRNVGNMPLNGVAVNEKSFTNEAGQQLSLTSGPTAADGFSGSLAPGEQTVFTGTYVVTAADRGGNLSNTAVASGETVSGDSVVAESSVLAPVVAGAAPGGLTLTGVSLGGMVAAVLLLMVAGGLLLLRRRRVAASS, from the coding sequence GTGTCTTTCGCGACCAAAAAACATATTCGACGTCTTGCGGCGTTAGGAACGGGGCTTGCCGTTTTGGCGGGTCTTGCGATTCCAACCAGCGCTCAAGCTGCCGATCCGGAGCTCGCCTACGAACTCGCCATCGGCTCGGTTGCAACCGGCTCTGGCAACTTCGACGCCGACGACGGACCAGGCAACGACTCTGGGCCAACGAATACTATTGTGCGCTCGTTCGACTCTGTCACGTACGAGCTTGAGGCATCGGTGAACACCACCGTTGGCGCAACGGGAGTTGCCAGCAACTCGACCTTTACCTTCACCCTTCCGGTGGGGCTTACCTGGAACACGCTTCCCGGAACGTGTGTGACCACCGGCACCCCGGCCTCAGGCATCAGCGCTGACGGTCGCACCGCGACGTGTAACATCGGCGACATTCCAATTGGATCGTCGCGAAGCATTGCGCTGAGCGCAGTCGCGGCAAACCTGCCAAATGGGACGCCTCTGGACTTTGCTCCGGATGCCGTGAGCTTTTCGACGGATAACGTGACGACGCCTGCCGTGACGCTTACCCCTGATTCGCTCATCAGCTCTGGCGCACCCAACATCAATATGACCAAGCTCGTGCCGTTTGTGGCCAAAAATCAGCTTGGCCCCGACGGGGTAACCCGCGGCTGGATGCTGGAATACGGCGTGACCTTTTCCATCCCAGATCTGCAGGGCAAAGGGCGAAAGGGCTACCTTGAGCCAACTGGCCCGCTCACCTTTACCGATGACTTCTCGCAGATCAGCCCAAACGCACAGTTTGTGAAGGTTGAAACCGGCGCGGTCACGAACCACCGTGAGCTTCCGCAGTTCAGCACGGCGGGCCTCAACCTGCCAAACGCCATTAACAACGGTGGTGTGTGGACGGCAACACCCGATCAGGCAAACCAGAAGGTAACGGTCACCATCACCGGTGCAGACCTGACGGCAAACCACATCCCAACACTCAACCGGGGCGACTTGCCGATCGTTGATAAGGGATATTTGACCTTCGGAAAGGTGTTCATCTTTGTGCCACTCACCGACGTAGCTGTTGACGCGAACGGTGAGGGCAGCCTCCCCATCAGCAACCTGGTGACCGATTTTGCACCGACCGGCCCACATTTTGACGGATCAACCGTTGCCAACGTGGGCGAGAACCCCGCCGATAACCGCCAGAATCAGGACCTGATTCGACAGGCAGCTGGCGAGTTCACCAAGAACTTTGCCGACGTGATCAACAGTTCAAACACGCCGTTCCTCGTTGACGGAATGATCACCGACCGCTCTGGAAACGGAACCCTCACGCAGGGTCAGCAGGTGCAGAGCATGATCACACTGAATAACACGTCTTCAGACGGGCAATTCAGTGCGGCAACCGTGTGTGATATGTGGGATTCGAAGTATTTGAGCCTGGCGAAATACAATGAAAAACTCCGTGTGAGCTGGGGGAACCCTGACGGTAACCCGACCAGCGCGACCGGTGAGGCCGCTGGAAAAGGTCATTTTGAATACCTGACCGGCTACACCCTGTCCGGAACCGATGCAGAGCGTTGGCAGCTGATTCGGACCTTCACCTGTGCTGATGCCGCTGGAACCTGGACGACCCAGGACGCAGCGCTTGCCGACCCATCGTTTGATCTTGGTGCCGTGAGCGCCGTGCGCTGGGTAGCTGACCAGCCGATCCCCGCAGGTGAGCTCGTTGTCATGCTGGTGAACCTTGAGGCCAAAACCGCGATTCCCGAGGGACAAATCGTAGCTAACATGGCCGGCTGGAAAGTACCGGAGTTAAAAGCTGGGGCGTACCAAGCTCCGAACTATATTCCTGAGACGGGGCGGATGGCCTCTGGCGCTCTGCCCAAGACCGGGGACCGTCTGATCGCCGTTCAGGCTCCGCTCGCGCTGTCGAAGGCGGTCACCAGCCCGTCAACGGTAGCCCCGCGTGTGGCCGCCGGTGCCGCCGCGCAGTTTACGATCACCCCGACCTTCCGCACCGTTGGCCGTCCCGGCCCCTTCACCGCACACGATGTCACGGTGACCGACCGCATTCCGGCCGGTCTGTCGATGCTGCTTGACGATGGCAACGTTGACGGCCAGGCCGTGACCGCGCCAAACTTTACGCCAACCTCGGTAACGGTGCTGCCCGACGGCACCACCGAAGTGGTCTGGACCTTTGACGAGATGTCGACCGGTAACCTGCCGACGATTGTGTACTGGGTGCAGGCCGACTCGACGAGCCGCGGCGACTTTGTGAATACTGCCATCATCCGCTCGCCAGACGACTCGCAGTCGCCTGCCGTGACGGACTTCGCGGCGTCAACAACCGACCCGCACCGCTCATCCGCGAACATCGGGGTTGACGGTGTTGCCGGAATCGCTGTGAGCAAGACCGTGCTGAACCCGTTTATCTCGGCTGGCGAGGACTTTTCGTTTGAGATCACCACGGCAAACGGTTCGCAATCGGTGACCCAAACTGGCTCGACCGTGATCGATGTGTTCCCCTTTATTGGGGACGGCGCTGCTGGAACGGTGAGCCGTGTTCCCGCAACGGATAATGGATCGAAGTTCACCCTTGCCGGTGAGCCGACGGTGCCTGCCGGAGCGACGGTTGACTATTCAACTGACCCTTCTGCCGCAGTGCAGGCTTCGCAGACCATCGGCTCTGGCCAGGGCTCAAGCTTTGGTGCAGCCGTGACTTGGCAGTCGTTTGCGGCCGTGCAGTCGCACCTTCAGGATGTCACCGCGATTCGGGTGCACTTGCCAGATATGGCCCCGGTAACGACTGAGAAGTTCCGGTACACCCTCACCCACCTTTCGGGGCTTGAGGGTGGATACTTCGCCAATAACGCAACGTTCCGTACCGCTCCATCCGCACTCGGCGTGGTTTCAAACACCGTGACCACGCGCATGGTGTCTGAGGTTCCAGAGGTGCCGTCGATCGCGCTTGTCAAGAGTGCCTCGGCTCCGGCCAATGGCGAACAGTTTGCAGTTGGTGAAACCGTGAACTACCAGTTCGTTGCGACCAACGACGGCGATGTTCCGCTGACCGACGTGACGGTTGACGAGAGCAGCTTTGTGAACGGGGCAGGGGACCAGCTTGCCTTGAGCACGCCGATCACGTTGAGCGACCCTACCGACTTCGACGGCACGCTTGCGCCGGGCGAGAGCGTGACCTTCGGCGCGACCTACGTGGTCACGCAGGCCGACGCTGACGCCGGTGGTCAACTGACCAACGTTGCAACCACCTCTGGTAACCCGCCAACGGGTTCGCCGGTGAGCGACGACAGCGACGTATCGGTGAACATGGGTGATCCTGCGCCTGCGTTGAGTTTGGCGAAGACGGTGACAAATGTGCCGGTTGGTGGGTCGTTTGCTGTTGGGGATACCGTGAATTATGCCTTTACGGTGCGCAACGTTGGCAACATGCCGTTGAACGGTGTGGCGGTCAATGAGAAGTCGTTTACGAATGAGGCTGGTCAGCAGTTGTCGTTGACGAGTGGCCCGACGGCTGCTGATGGTTTCAGTGGGTCGTTGGCTCCTGGTGAGCAGACGGTCTTTACGGGAACGTATGTGGTGACCGCTGCGGATCGTGGTGGCAATTTGAGTAATACTGCTGTTGCTTCTGGTGAGACGGTGAGTGGTGATTCGGTTGTTGCTGAGTCGTCTGTGCTTGCTCCTGTGGTTGCTGGTGCTGCTCCTGGTGGGTTGACGCTCACTGGTGTGTCGCTTGGTGGCATGGTTGCTGCGGTGTTGTTGCTGATGGTTGCTGGTGGGTTGCTGCTGCTTCGTCGTCGGAGGGTTGCTGCTTCGTCGTAG